One Methanobrevibacter ruminantium DNA segment encodes these proteins:
- a CDS encoding translation initiation factor IF-2 subunit beta: MDEYENLLNRAIDQLPPEVFETKRFEPVKAYSVIQGNRTFIQNFKDVADSLNRDPQHVLKYLLRELGTAGNLEGVRAILQGKFNHFLINERLDEYIEKYVICHECNRPDTQIIREDRIFILKCAACGAKAPLKPL; encoded by the coding sequence ATGGATGAATATGAAAACTTATTAAACAGAGCTATTGATCAATTGCCTCCTGAGGTATTTGAAACAAAAAGATTCGAACCTGTAAAAGCATACTCTGTTATTCAAGGTAATAGAACATTTATTCAAAATTTCAAAGATGTGGCAGACTCATTAAACAGAGACCCACAACATGTATTAAAATACTTATTAAGAGAATTAGGTACTGCAGGTAACTTAGAAGGAGTAAGAGCAATCTTGCAAGGTAAATTCAATCATTTCCTAATCAATGAGAGACTCGATGAATACATTGAAAAATATGTTATCTGTCACGAATGTAATAGACCTGATACTCAAATCATAAGAGAAGACAGAATTTTTATCTTAAAATGTGCCGCATGTGGTGCAAAAGCTCCACTTAAACCATT